A region from the Bacteroidales bacterium genome encodes:
- a CDS encoding glycosyltransferase family 4 protein — translation MKIAVNTRLLIRGKLEGIGWFTYENLKRITRNHPEHEFYFIFDRKYSDEFIFSENIKPLVVHPQARHPILYYIWFEHSIPRVLEKIGADLFFSPDGYLSLKSQVPSMNVFHDLNFEHYPKDLPLIERKFYRNYFPEYAHKAVRIATVSEYSKKDIVNLYGVDKNKIDVVYNGANESFKPIEKEVKKATRTRYAAGAPYFLFVGSLHPRKNLARLFPAYDQFRESDAQGVKLLIVGEKKWWTDAIEKAYERMSYKDDVVFTGRLDVDQLHNVIASALAITYVSYFEGFGIPILEAFYCHTPVITSNVTSMPEVAGDAALLVDPMSVNSITKAMKQMAGDEQLRKSLIEKGKERSKMFSWQ, via the coding sequence TTGAAAATTGCCGTAAATACAAGACTGCTGATCAGGGGAAAACTGGAAGGAATCGGTTGGTTCACCTATGAGAACCTCAAACGTATCACCCGTAATCATCCTGAGCATGAGTTTTATTTCATTTTCGACCGTAAGTACAGCGATGAATTTATCTTTTCGGAGAACATAAAACCTTTGGTTGTCCATCCCCAGGCCAGGCATCCCATTTTATATTACATCTGGTTCGAACATTCCATCCCGCGGGTTCTGGAAAAAATTGGTGCAGACCTGTTTTTCTCACCTGATGGTTATTTATCTTTAAAGAGCCAGGTTCCGTCGATGAATGTGTTTCATGACCTCAACTTTGAGCATTACCCGAAAGACCTGCCATTAATCGAGCGTAAGTTCTATCGAAATTACTTTCCTGAATATGCTCATAAAGCAGTTAGGATCGCCACAGTGTCGGAGTATTCCAAAAAGGACATTGTTAATCTCTACGGTGTTGACAAGAATAAAATTGACGTGGTTTACAATGGGGCTAACGAATCGTTTAAACCAATTGAAAAGGAGGTTAAAAAAGCAACCAGAACGCGTTATGCTGCAGGTGCACCCTATTTTCTTTTTGTCGGCTCACTGCATCCCCGAAAAAATTTAGCCAGGTTGTTCCCAGCGTATGATCAATTCAGGGAATCAGACGCGCAAGGGGTGAAATTACTGATTGTCGGGGAGAAAAAGTGGTGGACCGATGCTATCGAAAAAGCTTACGAACGAATGAGTTACAAAGATGACGTTGTTTTCACAGGTCGTCTCGACGTGGATCAGTTACATAATGTCATTGCCTCCGCCCTTGCAATAACTTACGTAAGCTATTTCGAAGGATTTGGCATTCCAATCCTTGAAGCTTTTTATTGTCACACCCCCGTAATTACATCAAATGTTACTTCCATGCCCGAAGTGGCTGGTGACGCCGCCCTGCTTGTTGATCCGATGTCGGTCAATTCCATTACCAAAGCAATGAAGCAAATGGCAGGTGATGAGCAATTAAGGAAATCTTTGATCGAAAAGGGAAAAGAGCGTTCAAAAATGTTTAGCTGGCAAAA